In the Natronolimnobius baerhuensis genome, one interval contains:
- a CDS encoding chemotaxis protein CheD — protein sequence MKTYGSEPGMPSSVQVGISELVVSDGTEDGDETLKSYGLGSCLAIALYDPETGIGGLAHAMLPDGDTADHSDRKPGKYADTAIRALLRRMVEQGASYTAVEAKLAGGSDMFDFDSFGDGVGQRNIVAARDELDRLGVPIVAEDVGGDRGRTVEFTPESGTLLVKTSSDDGTNGVTEL from the coding sequence ATGAAAACGTACGGAAGCGAACCGGGCATGCCATCGTCCGTCCAGGTCGGAATCTCCGAACTGGTCGTCAGCGACGGCACCGAAGACGGCGACGAGACGCTCAAATCCTACGGGCTCGGCTCGTGTCTTGCGATTGCACTCTACGATCCCGAAACCGGCATCGGCGGGCTTGCTCATGCGATGCTCCCCGATGGCGATACGGCCGACCACAGCGACCGCAAACCCGGTAAGTACGCCGATACCGCAATCCGTGCGCTGCTCCGGCGGATGGTCGAACAGGGCGCAAGCTATACCGCCGTCGAAGCGAAACTCGCTGGCGGCAGCGATATGTTCGACTTCGATAGCTTCGGTGACGGTGTCGGCCAGCGAAACATCGTCGCCGCCAGAGACGAACTCGACCGGCTTGGCGTCCCAATCGTCGCCGAAGACGTCGGTGGCGACCGCGGACGAACCGTCGAATTCACTCCCGAGTCCGGAACGCTTCTGGTAAAGACCTCGAGCGATGATGGGACAAACGGAGTGACTGAACTGTGA
- a CDS encoding chemotaxis protein CheC → MKLDVNALGTFYRMAREGAGLAAGRLTHMTDVETRVGVTKLNFMRGHELRHDFEDSGEKVGVRVELTGAIEGYSVIVFDRANALRIVETLVEESDAEEFDEMNRSAVTEVGQIMNNGFIDGWADVLETVIDVSTPEFIKGESAEPFIGDIETASGDELALLFQSQIEAVGTEVGFSHYLFPKRDSMADLLDQLRASNGIEYDKLDGFDRMAERGAEEIAKTATTLTGIETSVDIRRLNFVSLESIPQQVPNEKLVGVAFEFEGTPSGFLLFLFDEQSADEIIDAMVPAGTPVGDDDTDGYDEMGRSAITELGNIMASGFLDGWANVLDTTIDHSTPEFIHDIGAAAVDPVVIRLGESQEFAFVFDTVITADGREFDCEVYAIPDEDDLERALNDLDVERIEETPTTADFQQVNNT, encoded by the coding sequence ATGAAACTCGATGTTAACGCACTCGGGACGTTCTACCGGATGGCCCGAGAGGGTGCTGGCTTAGCCGCTGGCCGACTGACCCACATGACCGATGTCGAAACACGGGTCGGCGTCACGAAACTCAACTTCATGCGCGGACACGAACTCCGCCACGATTTCGAGGATTCCGGCGAGAAGGTCGGCGTTCGGGTCGAGCTAACCGGTGCAATCGAGGGCTACTCCGTAATCGTCTTCGACCGGGCGAACGCCTTGCGGATCGTCGAAACCCTCGTCGAAGAGTCCGATGCCGAGGAGTTCGACGAGATGAATCGCAGCGCAGTCACCGAAGTCGGCCAGATCATGAACAACGGTTTCATCGACGGCTGGGCCGACGTCCTCGAGACCGTTATCGACGTCTCGACACCTGAGTTCATCAAGGGCGAGTCCGCTGAACCGTTCATTGGTGACATCGAGACGGCGTCGGGCGACGAACTTGCGCTCCTCTTTCAGAGCCAGATCGAAGCCGTCGGCACCGAAGTCGGTTTCAGCCACTATCTGTTCCCGAAACGGGACTCGATGGCTGACCTGTTAGACCAACTGCGAGCCAGCAACGGGATCGAGTACGACAAACTCGACGGCTTTGACCGCATGGCCGAACGCGGAGCCGAAGAAATCGCCAAAACGGCGACCACGCTAACCGGTATCGAAACGAGCGTCGATATCCGGCGGCTGAACTTCGTCTCGCTCGAGTCGATTCCCCAGCAAGTGCCAAACGAAAAACTGGTCGGTGTCGCCTTCGAGTTCGAAGGAACGCCGAGTGGCTTTTTGCTCTTCTTGTTCGACGAGCAGTCGGCCGACGAAATCATCGATGCAATGGTCCCGGCGGGAACCCCGGTGGGAGACGACGACACGGACGGCTACGACGAGATGGGCCGCAGTGCAATCACCGAACTCGGGAACATTATGGCCAGTGGCTTTCTCGATGGCTGGGCGAACGTCCTCGATACGACAATTGACCACTCGACACCGGAGTTCATCCATGATATCGGTGCTGCAGCCGTCGATCCAGTCGTCATCCGACTCGGAGAGAGCCAGGAGTTCGCGTTCGTCTTCGATACGGTCATCACTGCCGACGGCCGAGAGTTCGACTGTGAAGTGTATGCGATCCCCGATGAAGACGATCTCGAGCGTGCGTTGAACGATCTCGATGTCGAACGAATCGAGGAGACGCCGACGACGGCCGACTTCCAGCAAGTGAACAACACATGA
- a CDS encoding Hpt domain-containing protein, whose protein sequence is MTDYWSDFVRESRDRITELNNALLTLERNPDDSEAMEEVFRIAHTLKGNCGAAGLEGASELAHAIEDLLDAVRASRLEVSPELMDDIFDAVDDLETMVERVADHEESGNIDVAALQTAPSGSIQSLRAHLEGPAPIEVPTDEEIEDVLSRFEQPAGDRNVYLVRISVAESEAEEENAGILVVKALIDAFDLIGTAPPRHAIEAHAYNGRFDAVFASAVTKAAIASGLEPVDEVADFELVNVTEQFEAVAAATDEGDAAGGLSDPDISADEAQDLEVDELLGEFNQYDDLDNLVEEVEDDDDLDAFDEMGKAGSFDDLLGDDDVEIEFDETDDVDAETAEASPAEANDGATDDTGSTAASDDSDASASVDDTGDADDVDDAEAVFQELKDEVEMVGFDELQDELDELEFDEFDTDEEVGMDELLGDDFADDSDEASLGEAESMASAAESVDTEDDALEADLEDLVTGEESSDDDDDETVDEDDGDTDETVTPVPGFETAPDADAEAEAEAESEDEAVDADLETDRVEDAPVASETGDDAEADSLEESIDEPADVETETDTADDESALEADDDSLTAETDSADLDDETAVDNTASSASSDEDDELAGAAESESVTADNGGEDSESVTEDDADESEPDAEDDVVEVADDSLEPVDSETDADSLEADSDLDATVEDSEDDEVTEDDADTTDVEFSAGGFEPATDSLEPADSSTTDDTTATDADDESTGDIVDFSTFGSEIGAAVDESARLEDSDADDAANASADNEWTTPDTAETDSFAPVGSDDAPAFDDEDVDDVSFEPTVDTDDSAAFDQQLEDEDSVPLEADFSVDTDDSDTDFETTDDEAPAFDPVTDTADSNDFDIDDDASFDALEASTNVEADFDSDESVAFDDSASEETSFTDDAGSEDPSDDTLDDSLDSLEQTLESDGTESFEDTFGDDAFTDLESDEFDSIDSALETDDTDGFGDSAAETSDEQSRTAPDSDEPEIVIDEPSLEVPDIEIPDESRTRDTEDDASDSQSVRVDVEQIDDLLTLVEGLVTSRVRLRDAVEADEDRQTLETELDALEDLTGDLQETVMDVRLVPLGTVTNRLPRVVRDISREQDKTVEFNISGEDVELDRTVLDRISDPLMHLVRNAVDHGIEAPDERADTDKPEEGTVEVTATRTRDRVKITVEDDGSGLDPDRLRSEALEAGVIGEEDAAALSDEQVYELVFHPGLSTADEVTDVSGRGVGMDVVKRTVTELDGSVSIDSSPGDGTTVNMLLPVSIAIDEVLFLESNGQEFGIPIDVVHDIESASSIETVDGDAVLPVGNADGFGTESTTGSISSESAPTDHEPTTEYSATVPVVSLDDVLETTAEQSAGTDGSVLVRIRDDVREVAFQCDQVHGQQEVVVKPFEGFMTGIPGLSGATVRGRGAVVNILDVTTL, encoded by the coding sequence ATGACTGACTACTGGTCCGATTTCGTTCGCGAAAGCCGTGATCGTATCACGGAACTAAACAACGCATTGCTCACACTTGAGCGCAATCCGGACGACTCCGAGGCGATGGAGGAAGTGTTCCGAATCGCCCACACGCTCAAAGGCAACTGCGGTGCAGCGGGTCTCGAGGGCGCAAGCGAACTCGCCCACGCGATTGAAGACCTGTTAGACGCCGTCCGCGCCAGCCGACTCGAGGTGTCACCGGAGTTGATGGACGACATCTTCGACGCCGTTGACGACCTCGAGACGATGGTCGAACGCGTTGCTGACCACGAAGAGAGCGGCAATATCGATGTCGCTGCACTCCAGACGGCCCCATCAGGGTCGATTCAGTCGCTTCGGGCGCATCTCGAGGGGCCGGCCCCAATCGAGGTGCCGACCGACGAGGAGATCGAAGACGTCCTCTCGCGGTTCGAGCAGCCAGCCGGCGACCGAAACGTCTACCTCGTTCGTATCTCGGTCGCCGAGAGCGAAGCCGAGGAAGAAAATGCCGGTATTTTGGTCGTCAAAGCCTTGATCGATGCGTTTGATCTGATCGGGACCGCCCCGCCACGACACGCAATCGAGGCACACGCATACAACGGCCGATTCGATGCCGTCTTCGCAAGCGCGGTGACGAAAGCTGCAATCGCCTCCGGCCTCGAGCCGGTTGATGAAGTCGCTGATTTCGAACTGGTCAACGTGACCGAGCAGTTCGAGGCCGTTGCAGCGGCAACTGACGAAGGCGACGCGGCCGGTGGTCTGTCCGATCCGGATATTAGCGCAGACGAAGCGCAGGATCTCGAGGTCGACGAACTTCTCGGCGAATTTAATCAGTACGACGATCTCGACAATCTCGTCGAAGAAGTCGAGGACGACGACGACCTCGATGCGTTCGACGAGATGGGCAAAGCCGGGTCGTTCGACGATCTACTGGGTGACGACGATGTCGAGATCGAATTCGATGAAACGGACGATGTCGACGCCGAGACGGCTGAAGCGTCACCGGCTGAGGCGAACGACGGCGCTACTGACGACACCGGGTCGACAGCAGCAAGCGATGACAGTGACGCAAGCGCTAGTGTCGACGACACTGGTGACGCTGACGACGTTGACGATGCGGAGGCCGTCTTCCAGGAACTCAAAGACGAAGTCGAGATGGTCGGCTTCGACGAACTCCAGGACGAACTCGATGAACTCGAGTTCGACGAGTTCGACACCGACGAGGAAGTCGGGATGGACGAGTTACTCGGTGATGACTTCGCAGACGACAGCGACGAGGCGTCCCTCGGCGAGGCAGAGTCTATGGCGAGCGCTGCGGAATCGGTCGATACCGAAGACGACGCACTCGAGGCCGACCTCGAGGATCTCGTGACTGGCGAGGAGTCGTCAGATGATGATGATGATGAGACAGTCGATGAGGATGATGGCGACACTGACGAGACTGTGACGCCAGTCCCTGGATTCGAGACGGCTCCCGATGCGGATGCTGAGGCTGAGGCCGAGGCAGAATCCGAGGATGAGGCTGTCGATGCCGACCTCGAAACCGACCGTGTCGAGGACGCTCCTGTTGCGAGCGAGACTGGCGACGACGCCGAAGCCGATTCGCTCGAGGAATCTATCGACGAACCTGCTGACGTCGAAACGGAGACGGACACAGCAGACGATGAGTCGGCGCTCGAGGCCGATGACGACTCTCTCACAGCCGAAACAGACAGCGCGGATCTCGACGACGAGACGGCTGTCGATAACACAGCCAGCAGTGCTTCGTCCGACGAGGATGACGAACTCGCTGGTGCTGCGGAGAGTGAATCGGTGACAGCAGACAACGGTGGGGAGGACAGCGAGTCGGTTACTGAAGACGACGCTGACGAAAGCGAGCCGGATGCTGAAGACGACGTTGTCGAGGTCGCAGACGACTCCCTCGAGCCCGTCGATTCCGAGACGGATGCAGACTCACTCGAGGCAGATAGTGACCTCGACGCTACGGTCGAAGACAGTGAAGACGACGAAGTCACCGAAGACGACGCGGACACGACCGACGTCGAGTTCAGTGCCGGCGGCTTCGAGCCAGCGACTGACAGCCTCGAGCCAGCCGATTCGTCGACGACTGATGACACCACTGCAACCGATGCGGACGACGAGTCGACAGGCGATATTGTCGACTTCAGTACGTTCGGGAGCGAGATCGGTGCGGCTGTCGACGAGAGTGCTCGACTCGAGGACAGCGACGCCGACGACGCTGCGAACGCATCGGCAGACAACGAGTGGACGACACCCGACACAGCCGAAACTGACTCGTTTGCCCCCGTTGGGAGCGACGACGCACCAGCGTTCGACGATGAAGACGTCGATGACGTGTCGTTCGAACCCACAGTCGATACTGACGACTCAGCTGCGTTCGACCAGCAACTCGAGGATGAGGACAGTGTCCCACTCGAGGCAGACTTCAGTGTCGATACCGATGACAGCGACACTGACTTTGAGACGACGGACGATGAGGCACCAGCGTTCGACCCTGTCACAGACACGGCAGACTCGAACGACTTCGACATCGACGACGACGCCTCGTTCGACGCACTCGAGGCGTCGACAAACGTCGAGGCAGACTTTGACAGTGACGAGTCTGTGGCGTTCGATGACTCCGCCAGCGAGGAGACATCGTTCACCGACGACGCCGGCAGCGAGGACCCGTCGGACGACACGCTGGATGACTCGCTCGATTCACTCGAGCAGACACTCGAGTCCGACGGCACGGAATCCTTCGAGGATACCTTCGGTGATGACGCGTTCACCGACCTCGAGAGCGACGAGTTCGATAGTATCGATAGCGCCCTCGAGACTGACGACACAGACGGGTTCGGCGACTCCGCGGCGGAGACGAGCGACGAGCAGTCCCGGACTGCTCCCGACTCGGACGAACCCGAGATCGTCATCGACGAACCATCGCTCGAGGTTCCGGATATAGAGATTCCTGATGAGTCGCGTACGCGCGACACCGAGGACGATGCATCGGACAGTCAGTCCGTTCGTGTCGATGTCGAACAGATTGACGACCTTCTGACGCTCGTCGAGGGGCTGGTCACCAGCCGCGTCCGGCTCCGAGACGCCGTCGAAGCCGACGAGGATCGACAGACGCTCGAGACGGAACTCGATGCCCTCGAGGATCTTACCGGCGACTTACAGGAGACGGTCATGGACGTTCGACTCGTCCCACTCGGAACCGTTACGAACCGACTTCCGCGTGTTGTCCGAGATATCTCCCGCGAGCAGGACAAGACGGTCGAGTTCAACATCAGCGGCGAAGACGTCGAACTCGACCGCACGGTCTTGGACCGGATCAGCGATCCGTTGATGCATCTGGTTCGAAACGCCGTCGATCACGGTATCGAAGCACCTGATGAGCGCGCGGACACGGACAAACCGGAGGAAGGGACAGTCGAGGTAACCGCAACGCGGACGCGTGATCGCGTCAAGATCACCGTCGAAGACGACGGCAGCGGTCTCGATCCCGACCGACTCCGCTCGGAAGCACTCGAGGCAGGCGTCATCGGGGAGGAAGATGCTGCGGCACTCTCGGACGAACAGGTCTACGAACTCGTCTTCCATCCCGGCCTGTCGACCGCTGATGAAGTGACGGATGTCAGTGGTCGTGGCGTCGGGATGGACGTCGTCAAACGGACTGTGACCGAACTCGACGGCTCAGTCTCAATCGACAGCAGTCCTGGCGATGGAACCACCGTCAACATGCTGTTGCCCGTTTCGATTGCAATTGATGAGGTGTTGTTCCTCGAGAGCAACGGCCAGGAGTTCGGTATCCCGATTGATGTCGTCCACGATATCGAGTCTGCCAGTTCAATCGAGACGGTCGACGGCGACGCGGTGTTGCCAGTTGGCAATGCCGACGGATTCGGTACCGAGTCGACCACCGGGTCGATCAGTTCCGAGAGCGCACCAACAGACCACGAACCGACGACCGAGTACTCGGCAACTGTTCCAGTCGTCTCGCTCGATGACGTCCTCGAGACGACGGCGGAGCAGTCCGCAGGTACCGATGGCAGCGTTCTCGTACGGATCCGAGACGACGTTCGCGAGGTCGCATTCCAGTGTGACCAGGTTCATGGCCAACAGGAAGTCGTGGTCAAACCCTTCGAGGGCTTTATGACCGGCATTCCAGGCCTCAGTGGCGCAACCGTCCGCGGACGCGGTGCAGTAGTCAATATCCTAGATGTGACCACACTATGA
- a CDS encoding type IV pilus modification PilV family protein produces the protein MRDKRIQLSSPLQRDNRGVSEVLAFVLVFGIILTSVAILSMTGFQAMDSYQENEQQRNADRAMQTLADNFNDVLRYDGLEERYGELTVRGGTVTVDGDGGPDLAIDVGNGDEFEHLENSDDSITLGSLTYESGSETISYEGGAVTRKMDSGGGLVVSDPQFRYNEHDNRENVAVVSLVKIDGDRRSIQTDGSQGLSISVVNRTTEMFEDDVEITVSGGDENDVWETYLDEEGWDSGKDADRTLVTVVEAEIDY, from the coding sequence ATGCGAGACAAACGAATTCAACTCTCGAGTCCGTTGCAGCGGGATAATCGTGGTGTCTCCGAAGTTCTTGCGTTCGTCCTCGTCTTCGGAATTATCCTCACCTCGGTTGCGATTCTCTCGATGACTGGCTTCCAGGCGATGGACAGCTACCAGGAGAACGAGCAGCAGCGGAACGCCGACCGAGCGATGCAAACGCTCGCGGACAACTTTAACGACGTTCTTCGGTACGACGGTCTCGAGGAGCGCTACGGTGAATTGACGGTTCGTGGTGGGACGGTAACGGTTGATGGTGACGGCGGTCCAGATCTTGCTATCGACGTCGGTAATGGAGACGAGTTTGAACACCTTGAGAACAGTGATGATTCAATCACCCTCGGTTCACTGACGTACGAATCCGGCTCAGAGACGATCAGCTACGAAGGCGGTGCCGTGACCCGCAAGATGGATAGTGGTGGTGGACTTGTCGTTTCAGATCCGCAGTTCCGGTACAACGAACACGACAACCGTGAAAACGTCGCTGTTGTTTCGCTCGTTAAAATTGACGGAGATCGGCGATCAATTCAGACCGATGGGAGCCAAGGCTTGAGCATATCGGTTGTGAACCGAACGACCGAAATGTTCGAAGACGACGTGGAAATAACCGTTTCAGGTGGCGACGAGAATGATGTTTGGGAGACATACCTCGACGAAGAAGGTTGGGATTCCGGAAAGGATGCTGACCGAACACTCGTGACAGTCGTCGAAGCCGAAATCGACTACTAA
- a CDS encoding chemotaxis protein CheC encodes MTMMVDIRKLSFINEMAKVGTNGVADNMSKLTGQNAQMEVTKTNFVDVADLESQLEGGKRVGVRVRLLNPPHGHILILFPEASAKKITAIMLDDVVEDMSDVSGKMARSAVEEMGNMMASGFIDGWADVLGRVIDVAAPQLVYAPTEEIVTRTASLGDDDLALFFDSDLSVPSYQIEAEIYAFPELEEFVEMVNQTDVKPA; translated from the coding sequence ATGACGATGATGGTCGATATTCGAAAGTTGAGCTTTATAAACGAAATGGCAAAAGTCGGGACGAACGGCGTTGCCGACAACATGAGCAAGCTGACCGGCCAGAACGCCCAGATGGAGGTGACGAAGACGAACTTCGTCGACGTCGCTGACCTCGAGTCCCAACTCGAGGGTGGCAAGCGTGTTGGTGTCCGGGTCAGACTGCTCAATCCGCCACATGGACACATCCTGATCCTCTTTCCGGAGGCAAGCGCAAAGAAGATCACCGCGATCATGCTTGACGATGTCGTCGAGGACATGTCCGATGTCTCCGGCAAGATGGCACGCAGCGCCGTCGAGGAGATGGGGAACATGATGGCCAGTGGCTTCATCGACGGCTGGGCAGACGTTCTCGGCCGTGTGATCGATGTTGCTGCCCCACAGCTCGTCTACGCACCGACCGAGGAAATCGTCACCCGAACGGCAAGTCTTGGTGATGACGACCTCGCACTGTTCTTCGATTCGGATCTGTCGGTACCGAGCTATCAGATCGAGGCCGAAATTTATGCCTTCCCCGAACTCGAGGAGTTCGTCGAAATGGTTAACCAAACTGACGTCAAACCCGCATGA
- a CDS encoding DUF7288 family protein produces the protein MRTNTETDDERGQAYTLEGFIGAMIVLMALLFALQSVVITPTTGGLADRTVQEQIQQEVQDALVVSTQDGDLSATIRDWDEEGGFVGANGPSAPGEDHDTYTVAEFNESVLGGVLEERFADRGWSYNVELHTADGENRTLVYQGSPPSDAVTASYTVSLYDNQEITSGSNEELQNIDSDDRTIPRENEDEQLYAVVEVRVILW, from the coding sequence ATGCGAACTAACACAGAGACAGATGACGAGCGAGGACAGGCCTACACCCTCGAGGGATTTATCGGCGCAATGATCGTCTTGATGGCGCTGCTGTTTGCGCTGCAGTCGGTCGTTATTACGCCGACGACCGGTGGGTTAGCTGATCGGACCGTTCAGGAACAGATCCAGCAGGAGGTGCAGGATGCATTGGTCGTCTCAACGCAGGATGGCGATCTGTCTGCGACGATTAGGGACTGGGACGAGGAGGGTGGATTTGTCGGGGCGAACGGTCCATCGGCACCTGGCGAAGATCACGACACGTACACGGTCGCCGAATTCAACGAGTCCGTCCTCGGTGGCGTGTTAGAAGAGCGCTTCGCTGATCGAGGCTGGAGTTACAACGTTGAACTCCATACTGCTGACGGTGAGAACCGGACGCTCGTCTACCAAGGTAGCCCACCGTCTGATGCTGTGACAGCGAGTTATACAGTGTCACTCTATGACAATCAGGAGATAACCTCGGGTTCGAACGAAGAACTGCAAAATATCGATTCAGATGATCGGACAATCCCACGCGAGAACGAAGACGAACAACTCTATGCTGTCGTCGAGGTTCGGGTGATCCTATGGTAA
- a CDS encoding DUF7287 family protein, which yields MLRDRFDTRDENTNTDRARSATISISTPVSGDRGQTTQDFAVGIGIFILAVAFVFSFLPSIVTPYDSAVGGAETAQADRISDKVLEELIVDGGPNEIDPGLIGTGSLEDNNLADTFGLRTADDGDIRIDRLNVRIQELDNDDNEPAEAGWEFGDTYDDQPAASSARIVTVDGGEEDAYRLVVRVW from the coding sequence ATGCTCCGAGATCGATTCGACACTCGAGACGAGAACACCAACACTGACCGAGCACGAAGCGCGACGATCTCGATTTCGACGCCAGTCAGTGGCGACCGCGGGCAGACAACTCAAGATTTCGCCGTCGGAATCGGGATCTTCATCCTCGCAGTCGCGTTCGTCTTTTCGTTTTTGCCCTCGATAGTGACGCCCTACGATTCGGCTGTCGGCGGCGCGGAGACGGCACAGGCAGATCGGATTTCAGACAAGGTACTCGAGGAGTTGATAGTTGATGGAGGTCCAAACGAAATCGATCCGGGGCTGATTGGGACGGGCTCGCTCGAAGACAATAATCTCGCCGACACGTTCGGTCTGCGGACCGCTGATGACGGAGACATTCGTATTGATCGGCTGAACGTTCGGATACAGGAACTCGATAACGATGATAACGAGCCCGCAGAAGCAGGTTGGGAATTCGGTGATACGTACGACGACCAGCCAGCTGCAAGTTCGGCTCGAATCGTTACTGTTGATGGGGGCGAAGAGGATGCCTACCGACTCGTTGTGAGGGTGTGGTGA
- a CDS encoding CheR family methyltransferase — MTDESFDELLEYVEHELNFATSHYNNSYLDRRVSSRMRRTQNETYTDYLELLQEDPDEQESLLQAMSINVTGFFRNPDVWAGIRDVLRTLSAANDEVRIWSAACADGREPYSLSMLAHDDPQIDESSVSILGSDISEPALETARKGVYEESRTVDFAEQLSFLDAYEQYINTDERQYSIADQIQERVEFERHDLINDDPKSGFDLVVCRNLFIYIDNEYKQSMLRAIAKSLRPKGYLVIGKAETIPPNLKSAFEVDDARLRIYQRDSDVSL, encoded by the coding sequence GTGACCGACGAGTCGTTCGACGAACTCCTCGAGTACGTCGAGCACGAACTGAATTTCGCGACGAGCCACTACAACAACAGCTACCTCGACCGACGGGTCTCCTCGCGGATGCGACGCACGCAAAACGAAACGTACACTGACTACCTCGAGTTGCTACAGGAGGACCCAGACGAACAGGAGTCGTTGTTGCAGGCGATGAGCATCAACGTCACTGGCTTCTTTCGCAACCCCGATGTCTGGGCGGGCATTCGAGACGTGCTGCGAACCCTCTCAGCTGCAAACGACGAGGTTCGAATCTGGAGTGCGGCCTGCGCAGACGGCCGCGAACCCTACTCGCTGTCGATGCTCGCCCACGATGACCCCCAGATCGACGAATCCTCAGTCTCTATCCTCGGGAGCGACATCAGCGAACCCGCCCTCGAGACGGCCCGAAAGGGTGTCTACGAAGAATCTCGAACCGTTGATTTCGCCGAGCAACTGTCGTTTCTCGATGCCTACGAACAGTATATCAACACCGACGAACGACAGTATTCCATCGCGGATCAGATACAAGAACGCGTAGAGTTCGAACGCCACGACCTGATCAACGACGACCCGAAATCCGGCTTTGACCTTGTCGTCTGTAGAAATCTGTTCATCTACATCGACAACGAGTACAAACAGTCGATGCTCAGGGCCATCGCCAAATCGCTTCGGCCAAAGGGCTACCTCGTCATCGGCAAAGCCGAAACGATCCCGCCGAACCTTAAATCCGCCTTCGAAGTCGACGACGCCCGACTGCGGATCTACCAACGAGATTCAGACGTCTCGTTGTAA
- a CDS encoding DUF7266 family protein — MIGPQTKSHNRMQDRGVSVAITHVLTIGITTILIAMLLMSGSTLLESETDRSADTSLETVGERIAGEIGNVDQIASTEGTNDVTLTVDHPRTVSNSGYSVTLLEDCNEDGDHDAPLIGDDLPCLELETYDHDAVVHVPVAVETDVDDRSTATGGSVEISYDGSSITLEGAN; from the coding sequence ATGATCGGCCCGCAAACCAAATCGCACAATCGAATGCAGGACCGGGGCGTCTCCGTTGCAATCACCCACGTCCTGACTATCGGCATCACGACGATTCTCATCGCCATGCTGTTGATGAGCGGAAGTACGCTCCTCGAGTCAGAGACCGACCGCTCAGCGGATACCTCACTCGAGACGGTTGGCGAACGAATTGCAGGTGAGATCGGGAACGTCGATCAGATCGCGAGCACCGAGGGGACAAACGACGTGACCCTGACTGTCGATCATCCGCGTACAGTTTCGAATTCGGGATATTCAGTCACGTTACTCGAGGACTGTAACGAAGACGGAGACCACGACGCGCCACTGATCGGAGATGATCTTCCCTGTCTCGAGTTAGAAACGTACGATCACGATGCAGTCGTCCACGTGCCGGTTGCTGTCGAGACGGATGTCGACGATAGGAGCACAGCAACCGGCGGAAGCGTCGAGATTAGCTACGACGGCAGCAGTATCACACTCGAGGGGGCAAACTAA